TCATACCGCAGGCCATTTCCGATGCCTACCCCTGTCACCTCCCACCGCCAGCATCCGGGAGCGGCAGGAATGTTCATGGCCGAAAACCCGGAAGAAGGGACGGCCCGCGGCGGGCTCAGGCCGGCGGGCCGACGGTGACCAGATAGAGCACCGTCTCCTCCTGGCCATCGAGGCCCAGGAGCTGGTTGAGCTCGTCGTCGCAGAAGGCGCCCACCGGGCAGGCGGCAAGCCCCAGGGCCTCGGCGGCCAGGAGCAGGTTTTGCGCCAGGTGGCCGGCATCCAGCCAGATGTAGCGCAGGCCCCGATCCCCGTACTTGGCCATGGTCCGGCGCAGGCGGGCCGACCAGACCACGGTGACCGCGGCGCCCATGGCCATGGTCTGCCCGAGAAGAGCGGACAGGAGCGGCTCCCGTACCGGACCCTCAGCCAGGATCTCCAGGGCAAAGGCCGCCACATCCAGATGGGCGATGGCGGGCGCCACATCCTCCACCCGGTGGCACAGGCAGTAGGTCTCGATGGGATGGAGCGCCCCGGCGGAGGGCGCTGCCCGCAGCTCCGGCCGGCGGGAGGGATCGGTAAGCCCCTGGCTGGCCCACAGCAGGATCGCCAGCTCGCTCAGGGTCACGGGCCGCGTACCGTAGCGCCGCCGGGAGCGGCGGTGGGCCAGGATCTGCCAGAGATCGGCCGGCGGCGGCTGCGGCGCCGGCAGAGCCAGGCGGCGGCTGCCGGGGCAGGTCTTCACTGCCGGCACCGGCGCGATGGCCAGCCTCTCCCCCGACCCCCGGCGGCTCAGGTTGGTGGCTGCGAGGAAGCGGACGCCCAGACTTTTCGCCAGATCCGGCATCGTGCCCTCCCTTGACGCCGCTTCTCAGCGCTGATTGCGGCCGACGACGTCGTTGATCCAGGAAAAGCCGGCCGCGGCGTTGGGAAAGCCCACCGTGCTGATCAGCAGGTTCACCACCTGGAAGATAGCCTCCGGACTGGCGCCGGCGGCCAGGGCCCGGCGGGTGTGGGAATGGACCGCCCCCTGGCTGCGGATGGCAATGGCTGCCGCCAGCTGCACGAGATGGCTGGTCACCTCGTCCAGAGGGCCGCTGGCACGGGCCAGCCGGGCTCCCTCCTCGTAGGCCGCGAACATGTCGGCGAATCGGGCCTGGAACTGGCGGAAGTTCTCGGGGGGCGCGGGGTCCTGGTCCATGGGGCAGTCTCCTGGCAGCAAGGGTTGAAGCAAATGGGCTGATGCGCCCTGCCGTCCCGAGGATAGAATCCGGCCGCCGGCCCTGTCAAACCCTTTCGCCCGCGCGCGCCAAGGCCCTGCTCGGGGTCGGGGTCGTTATCGGGATCGGGGCCGATCTTTTGGGGCTGCGGGGAAGGCCGGAAAAGGCGGAAAGGACGATCCCGCTTCCGATTCCGACCCCGACCCCGAGGGCAGACCGGTCGCCGATCCTCTTTGGCAAAACCGGCGTTTGGTGGTATATGTCCGTCCACACTGGCAGCCGATTGCTGCCCAGACGCTTCTACCTTATATAAAGAGCCCGCTCAGGCTCAGGAATCTGCCCCCATGATCATCATCTTGAAGCCCCACATCGATCCCGACAGCCCGGAGGCCAACCAGGTCTTCGACTTTCTGCGCCATTTCCCCCAGGTCCGGACCCAGCGCTCGGTCATCCATGGGGCCAGCCGCTCGGTGACCGAGATCTATGTCATCGGCTCCACCCACGACGTGCCCACCGAGCCCCTGGAGCGCATGGTGGGGGTGGAGCGCGTGGTGCGCATCTCCAGCAAATACCGCCAGATTGGCCGCCACGGCGTTGACCTGCGGGATCTCGGCTTCGAGTACAACGGCGTCTCGTTCAGCCAGGACAACCTGCACATCTTCATGGGCCTGTGTGCCGTGGACAACCCGGCCAACGTCGAGGCGGTATTCCGCTCCCTCAAGGAGCATGGGATCGCCACCGCCCGCATGGGTGCCTACAAGCCCCGCACCAGCCCCTACGACTTCCAGGGCCACGGCCGGGAGTGCCTGCCCTATGTCTTCGAGCTGGCCGGGAAATACGGCATCAAGGTGCTGGCCCTGGAGGTGCTGCGGGCGGTGCACATCGAGGAGATCAAAGAGGCACTGGAGGCGGCCGGCCGGCCCACCGGCATCATGCTCCAGGTGGGCACCCGGAACGCCCAGAACTTCGAGCTCCTGAAAGCGGTGGGCTCACAGGCGGAATTCCCGGTCCTCTACAAGCGGGGTATGGGACTCACCATCGAGGACTCCCTGAATGCCTGCGAGTACATCGCCAGCTCCGGCAACCGGCAGATCATCTTCTGCCTGCGGGGTGTCAAGACCCAGCTCGGCGAGCCCCACCGCAACCTGGTGGACTTTGCCCACGTGCCGGTGGTCAAAAGGCTGACCCGCCTGCCGGTGGCGGTGGATCCCACCCACTCGGTAGGTATCAAAGAGATCGCGCCGGATTGCCTGCCGGACATCTTCCACGCTGCAGCGCAAGGGGTGATCGCCGGTGCCAACATGATCCTGGTGGAATGCCACCCCGAGCCCAAACGGGCCTTGTGCGACGGCCCCCAGGCCCTGACCATGAACGAGATCGGTCACTTCGTGGCTGATGTGGCCATCTGCCGCAAGGCTTATGAAGAGCGGGCGGCCCTGGCCAGGCAGGAGATCAGCCGCTAGCGGCGGCCAGGAAGAACGACGGTGCAGATCCTTTTCCTTGGAGTCGGTGAGGCCTGTGACGAACGGGAGGGGAACACCGCCCTCCTGGTGCGGAGCAGCCCCCAAAGCCCGGCCGGCTTGGCCCTCCTGGACTGCGGCTTCACCGCTGCCCACCGCTTCTTCGCCTTCTGTGCCGACCGGGATGCCCTGGAGCTGGTCTGGCTGTCCCACTTCCACGGCGACCACTTCTTCGGCCTGCCCCTTCTCCTGCTCCGGCTGTGGGAGGAGGGCCGGCGCCGGCCGCTCGTTGTCTGCGGCCCCCCCGGCGTGGAGCGGGTTGTCCCCCAGGCCTTCGAGCTCGCCTACCCGGGCCTCTTGCCCCGGCTGGGCTTCCCCCTGCAGCTGACCCCGATTCCGGACGGCGGTGCCATGTGCCTGGCCGGCTTTACGCTGGCGACCGCTGCCAGCGAGCATTCCGCCATGAACCTGGCCCTGCGCCTGGACGACGGCCACCAGGCCATCTACTACAGCGGCGACGGCCGCCCCAATGCGGCCTGTCTCGCCCTGGCCCGGGGCTGCCAGCTGATCGTCCACGAGGCCTTTGCCCTCCAGGATCCCCCGGCCGGCCACGGCAGCGTCACCGGCGCCCTGGATTTTGCCCGCCAGGCCGGGGCCAGGATCTGCGCCCTGGTCCACCTCGCCCGGCACAGCCGCCGCCAGCGCCATGCCCTGACCGCCTTGACCACCTCGACCGGCGATCTTGCGGTTCTGCTGCCGGCCACGAACGACCTCCTCACCCTGCCCGGTGGCTTCCTGCGCTCGGCCGAGCCCTGCTGCTGATGCCGGCGCGCCAGCGGGGAAAACCGCTACCCCAGGCCGGCTGGTTACGGTAAGATTGGACGGTGCTGCTGGTCAACGAGCGATCCCTTCCCTTCGCGCCGGGGCTGACTCCGGCGGCCCTGGCCGCCCGGCTGAAGCCGGCGGCGGATCTCTTCATCGTCAACGGTTTTCCGGCCAGCCCGGACCAGACTCTGGCGGATGGCGACGAGGTCGCCCTCATCCGCCGGGGTGAGATCCCGGACGCCGGCGAGATGCGCCACCTGCTTCATGCCCGCCACACCCCCGGGGTGCATGCCCGGATCGAGGCGGCGACGGTGGGGATCATGGGCCTTGGGGGCTTAGGCTCTATGGTGGCGGTGGCCCTGGCGCGGATCGGCGTCGGCACCCTGATCCTGGCGGACTTCGACGTGGTGGAGCCCAGCAACCTCAACCGCCAGCAGTACTTCATCGACCAGATCGGCGAAAAGAAGACCAGTGCCCTGGCCGCCACCCTGCGCCGGGTGAGTCCGTGCATCCGGGTCGCGACCCGGGATGTGCTCCTCAGCGAAGAGAACATCCCGGAGGTCTTTGCCGGCGTCCAGGTGCTGGCCGAGTGCTTCGACAGCGCCCCGATGAAGGCCGCAGCCCTCCGGGCGGTCCGGCTCGCCATGCCCGGGGTGGCCTACGTGGGCGCCTCGGGGCTTGCCGGCTTCGGCGACAACAACACCATCCGCACCCGGCGCCTGGCGCCCCGCATCTATCTGGTGGGCGACGAGATCTCGGCGGCGCAGCCCGGCCGGGGGCTCATGGCCCCGCGGGTGGGCATCGCCGCCCACCAGCAGGCCAACCAGATCCTGCGCCTGCTCTTGGGAGTCGAGGACGAGGAGGAGATCAGGTCATGACCGTGACGGTCAACGGCAAGGCCACAGCGGTTGCCGCCGGCAGCACGGTGGCCGACCTCATCCGCGATCTTGCGCTCAACCCCCATACCCTGGTGGTGGAGCTCGACGGTCGCGTCCTCAAGAAGGATGACTACAGCCAGACGGTGCTGGCAGACGGCGGGGTGCTGGAGCTGGTCCGCTTCGTGGGGGGGGGCTGAAGCCATGCTGGTCATCGCTGGCAAAACCTTCCGCTCCCGCCTCTTTGTCGGTACCGGCAAGTTCGCCTCCGGCGAGGTCCTGGCCGCCGCCCTGGACGCCTCCCAGGCGGAGATGGTCACGGTGGCCCTCAGGCGGGTGAATCTCGACGATCCGGCGGACGATACCCTGGCCGCCGTGGACCGGAGCCGCTACTGGCTCCTGCCCAACACCTCCGGCGCCCGCACCGCCGCCGAGGCGGTGCGCCTGGCCCGGCTGGCCCGGGCGGCCGGCGGCGGCGACTGGGTGAAGCTGGAGGTGACCCCCGACCCCCGTACCCTGCTGCCGGATCCGGTGGAGACCCTGGCCGCCACCCGGGAGCTGGCGGCGGACGGCTTCACCGTGCTGCCGTACATGAATGCCGACCCGATCCTGGCCCTGCGACTCCAGGATGCCGGGGCCGCGGCGGTGATGCCCCTGGGCGCGCCCATTGGCACCAACCTCGGCCTCACCACCGCCCTCATGGTGGCGATCATCATCGACCAGGCCACGGTGCCGGTGGTGGTGGACGCCGGCCTGGGCGCCCCCTCCCATGCGGCCCAGGCCATGGAGATGGGGGCGGATGCCGTGCTGGTCAA
The Thermodesulfobacteriota bacterium genome window above contains:
- a CDS encoding SagB/ThcOx family dehydrogenase, producing the protein MPDLAKSLGVRFLAATNLSRRGSGERLAIAPVPAVKTCPGSRRLALPAPQPPPADLWQILAHRRSRRRYGTRPVTLSELAILLWASQGLTDPSRRPELRAAPSAGALHPIETYCLCHRVEDVAPAIAHLDVAAFALEILAEGPVREPLLSALLGQTMAMGAAVTVVWSARLRRTMAKYGDRGLRYIWLDAGHLAQNLLLAAEALGLAACPVGAFCDDELNQLLGLDGQEETVLYLVTVGPPA
- a CDS encoding carboxymuconolactone decarboxylase family protein; the encoded protein is MDQDPAPPENFRQFQARFADMFAAYEEGARLARASGPLDEVTSHLVQLAAAIAIRSQGAVHSHTRRALAAGASPEAIFQVVNLLISTVGFPNAAAGFSWINDVVGRNQR
- a CDS encoding 3-deoxy-7-phosphoheptulonate synthase; this translates as MIIILKPHIDPDSPEANQVFDFLRHFPQVRTQRSVIHGASRSVTEIYVIGSTHDVPTEPLERMVGVERVVRISSKYRQIGRHGVDLRDLGFEYNGVSFSQDNLHIFMGLCAVDNPANVEAVFRSLKEHGIATARMGAYKPRTSPYDFQGHGRECLPYVFELAGKYGIKVLALEVLRAVHIEEIKEALEAAGRPTGIMLQVGTRNAQNFELLKAVGSQAEFPVLYKRGMGLTIEDSLNACEYIASSGNRQIIFCLRGVKTQLGEPHRNLVDFAHVPVVKRLTRLPVAVDPTHSVGIKEIAPDCLPDIFHAAAQGVIAGANMILVECHPEPKRALCDGPQALTMNEIGHFVADVAICRKAYEERAALARQEISR
- a CDS encoding MBL fold metallo-hydrolase; the protein is MQILFLGVGEACDEREGNTALLVRSSPQSPAGLALLDCGFTAAHRFFAFCADRDALELVWLSHFHGDHFFGLPLLLLRLWEEGRRRPLVVCGPPGVERVVPQAFELAYPGLLPRLGFPLQLTPIPDGGAMCLAGFTLATAASEHSAMNLALRLDDGHQAIYYSGDGRPNAACLALARGCQLIVHEAFALQDPPAGHGSVTGALDFARQAGARICALVHLARHSRRQRHALTALTTSTGDLAVLLPATNDLLTLPGGFLRSAEPCC
- the thiF gene encoding sulfur carrier protein ThiS adenylyltransferase ThiF, which encodes MLLVNERSLPFAPGLTPAALAARLKPAADLFIVNGFPASPDQTLADGDEVALIRRGEIPDAGEMRHLLHARHTPGVHARIEAATVGIMGLGGLGSMVAVALARIGVGTLILADFDVVEPSNLNRQQYFIDQIGEKKTSALAATLRRVSPCIRVATRDVLLSEENIPEVFAGVQVLAECFDSAPMKAAALRAVRLAMPGVAYVGASGLAGFGDNNTIRTRRLAPRIYLVGDEISAAQPGRGLMAPRVGIAAHQQANQILRLLLGVEDEEEIRS
- the thiS gene encoding sulfur carrier protein ThiS; amino-acid sequence: MTVTVNGKATAVAAGSTVADLIRDLALNPHTLVVELDGRVLKKDDYSQTVLADGGVLELVRFVGGG
- a CDS encoding thiazole synthase, whose product is MLVIAGKTFRSRLFVGTGKFASGEVLAAALDASQAEMVTVALRRVNLDDPADDTLAAVDRSRYWLLPNTSGARTAAEAVRLARLARAAGGGDWVKLEVTPDPRTLLPDPVETLAATRELAADGFTVLPYMNADPILALRLQDAGAAAVMPLGAPIGTNLGLTTALMVAIIIDQATVPVVVDAGLGAPSHAAQAMEMGADAVLVNTAIAVAADPVRMAAAFAQAVSAGRTAFEAGLGPRSFTAAASSPLTGFLHG